In Silene latifolia isolate original U9 population chromosome X, ASM4854445v1, whole genome shotgun sequence, the following proteins share a genomic window:
- the LOC141618943 gene encoding uncharacterized protein LOC141618943, whose protein sequence is MTKVGGKSETENSTPKTISSSSPLFLHPSESPSLKLTSIIFNGENYDLWADAVKNGLEAKNKLGLVNGTVPKPEGTEEDCEVVAWRQCNAIIKAWLRSVIDEKLHPSIAFSGTVVEIWKELQERYAAGNAARIHQLKSDLAACRQRNRSVVDYYTNLKSLWDELATYSRVPACTCGTAVEFLKEREEEKTHQFIMGLNNSLYDNIRSNLLMEDDLTSLNCVYGIVLREERHKAVIRVRDDPATEVVMSARPDNSRGFPQTTDSKDYEPPRCTHCKKWFHTEANCWEKLGITSRGRGRGRRGGRGGRGNRGSGSSSINQTANAATTDEDGDSSKPDLTAAEVAQLRTLLSAKGDTSEKLQGNRSIKLNDWMLDSGCSHHMTGCRDLLCEPWQGAPSNVGLPDGSSIVANEHDKVMLTSTFHLKDVLYDQSTKTEIGRGELRDGVYYMTRVGEVLARADVHEARLETSSDKPPIHDTIDALPFVDDVPDNPTFLDNPIDQASAPNRGHAADREVATDVGGISGPVSNHGETENVGVEGEHSESVHIDVESEHTGDEGEERLGRGERQRFEPAWKKDYVCQSTRVISPKTAHSFKIPPSVKGTRYPIIDYSTSSCFSLCHRNFLGAVNTIREPKNYFEAVKQPEWREAMGKEIEALEKNGTWKIVDLPDGKKPIGCKWVYKIKLKANGTIERNKARLVAQGFTQIEGVDYHETFAPVAKMTSVRLLLAVAVAKKWNIAQLDINNAFLHGDLDEEVYMRLPQGFEVTKKGKVCRLLKSLYGLKQASRNWFAKLTDALKGYGFT, encoded by the exons ATGACGAAGGTCGGTGGTAAATCCGAAACTGAAAATTCCACACCCAAAACGATTTCTTCTTCTTCCCCATTATTTTTACACCCTTCGGAGAGTCCGAGTCTCAAGTTAACCTCAATCATTTTCAATGGTGAGAACTACGATCTCTGGGCTGATGCAGTTAAGAACGGGCTCGAGGCAAAGAACAAGTTAGGGCTTGTTAATGGCACTGTACCGAAACCTGAAGGGACGGAGGAAGATTGTGAGGTCGTGGCTTGGCGTCAATGCAACGCCATTATAAAAGCTTGGTTGCGAAGTGTGATAGATGAAAAATTACATCCAAGCATAGCTTTTTCTGGGACTGTTGTAGAAATTTGGAAAGAACTCCAAGAGAGATATGCCGCCGGGAATGCAGCACGTATTCATCAACTCAAGAGCGATCTCGCAGCGTGCAGGCAACGTAATCGATCCGTTGTTGATTATTATACAAATTTAAAATCTTTATGGGACGAACTTGCTACTTATAGTCGAGTTCCCGCCTGTACTTGTGGTACTGCTGTCGAGTTCCTCAAAGAAAGGGAGGAGGAGAAGACTCATCAATTCATCATGGGCTTGAACAATTCTCTATATGACAATATCCGTTCCAATTTACTGATGGAGGACGACCTTACCTCTCTTAATTGTGTCTATGGGATTGTCTTGCGCGAAGAAAGACATAAGGCTGTCATCCGTGTCCGTGACGACCCTGCCACTGAGGTTGTCATGAGTGCACGACCCGATAATAGCCGTGGCTTCCCTCAGACGACAGATTCCAAAGACTACGAACCCCCACGATGCACTCACTGCAAAAAATGGTTTCACACAGAAGCCAATTGTTGGGAAAAATTGGGAATTACTAGCAGAGGTCGTGGAAGGGGAAGAAGAGGAGGTCGTGGTGGTAGAGGTAACCGCGGGTCAGGCAGCAGCAGCATCAACCAGACTGCAAACGCCGCGACTACTGATGAAGACGGAGACTCCTCCAAACCAGATTTGACAGCGGCTGAGGTTGCTCAATTACGGACTCTTCTCAGTGCTAAAGGTGACACTAGCGAGAAATTACAAGGTAATCGTTCTATTAAATTAAATGATTGGATGCTCGATAGTGGGTGTTCGCATCACATGACAGGTTGTCGAGATCTTCTTTGCGAACCATGGCAAGGAGCACCTTCCAATGTTGGGTTACCAGATGGCTCGTCCATTGTCGCCAACGAACACGACAAAGTCATGCTCACTAGCACGTTTCATTTAAAGGACGTGCTCTAT GACCAATCTACAAAGACggagattggacggggtgagctGAGAGATGGCGTTTATTATATGACACGAGTTGGAGAGGTTCTTGCGCGGGCCGATGTTCATGAAGCACGG CTTGAAACAAGCAGCGATAAACCCCCCATACACGACACCATTGACGCCCTTCCATTCGTTGATGACGTACCCGATAATCCTACCTTTCTCGACAACCCCATCGATCAAGCCTCTGCACCAAACAGGGGCCATGCTGCTGACAGGGAAGTTGCTACCGACGTTGGTGGTATCTCGGGACCCGTGAGTAACCATGGGGAAACCGAGAATGTTGGGGTTGAGGGGGAGCACTCAGAAAGTGTGCATATCGATGTTGAGAGTGAGCATACAGGAGACGAGGGAGAAGAACGATTGGGGCGTGGTGAACGACAAAGATTTGAACCCGCATGGAAAAAGGACTATGTTTGTCAATCCACTCGTGTCATCTCACCGAAGACAGCTCACTCGTTCAAAATTCCGCCATCTGTGAAAGGTACTCGTTATCCAATAATTGATTATTCCACTAGTAGTTGTTTTTCCTTGTGTCACAGGAATTTTCTTGGAGCTGTGAACACCATTCGGGAACCAAAAAATTATTTTGAGGCGGTAAAACAACCCGAATGGAGAGAAGCTATGGGAAAAGAAATTGAAGCACTCGAAAAAAATGGCACCTGGAAAATTGTCGATCTCCCTGATGGAAAGAAGCCGATCGGTTGCAAATGGGTATACAAAATCAAACTCAAAGCAAATGGAACGATCGAAAGGAACAAAGCTCGGTTAGTCGCTCAAGGATTTACCCAAATAGAAGGTGTAGATTATCATGAGACGTTTGCACCAGTGGCTAAGATGACCAGTGTTCGCCTATTATTAGCAGTTGCAGTGGCCAAGAAGTGGAACATAGCTCAATTAGACATCAATAATGCTTTTCTCCATGGCGATTTAGATGAAGAGGTTTACATGAGATTACCACAAGGTTTCGAAGTCACCAAGAAAGGTAAGGTATGTCGACTTTTAAAATCCTTATATGGCTTGAAACAAGCTTCGAGAAATTGGTTTGCAAAGTTGACGGATGCATTGAAAGGGTATGGGTTCACTTAG